TATAAGGAGTTCTCTTTGTCACATATCGTTTGGAGTATTGCGGGTTCTGATTCTGGCGGCGGCGCTGGTATTCAAGCGGATATCAAAGCAACGCAGAGCTTTAATGTTCATTGTTGTACCGTAGTAACTGCGTTGACGGCGCAAAATAGTTTAGGGGTGGAAGCGCTAAACCCGGTATCGACCACGGTTATCGACTCTCAGCTGACGGCGCTTTCGCAAGATATGCCTGCAACGGTGATAAAGATTGGCATGCTCGCCAATGTTCAGCAGATCCAACTGATTGCTGAGCACCTCGTGCATTATAAAGCAACATGGGAAAAGCCGCCGCTCGTGGTTTATGACCCTGTGGCTATCGCGACCAGCGGGGATTCATTAACCGAAGACGACACGGTGGATGCGTTAAAAACCCATTTATTACCGCTGGTGGATATCATTACACCCAATACACACGAAACTCAGCTGCTGACAGGCGTGTATTTGATAGGTCCTGATGCGGTAAAAGAGGCTGCTGCCAAATTGCGTGAATTCGGTGCAAAGTCGGTGATCATTAAAGGTGGTCATTGGAATTACCCAAAAGGCTACTGCATTGATTATGGCTTAGCGGGAGATACTGAGTATTGGCTTGGCAATGAGAAAATTCAAACACCGCATAGCCACGGTACTGGGTGTAGTTTATCGTCAGTGATCGCGGCATGTATGGCCAAGGAGTACCCATTTAAAGATGCCTTTATTCTTGCAAAAGCGTATATCAACGCTGGGTTAAAAGCGGCGATACGTTATGGCGAAGGTGTGGGCCCTGTTGCGCACACGAGTTTCCCTGTTGATCTTAATGATTATCCGCAAGTGATAGAAGCGGGCTCTTGGCTTGCTGATGAACTAGAGTTTGCATTACCTGAGGAGTTTAATTTTGCCGCGGGCTTTGCCAGCATTGACGACCCTATTGGGCTTTATGCAGTAGTAAACAGCGCTGATTGGGTGGAAAAATGTCTTGCTTTAGGTGTCGATACGGTGCAGCTGAGAATCAAAGATCCAGAGCAAGCTAATCTTGAAGCTGAAATACAAACTGCCATTGCACTTGGACAAAAATACGATGCGAAGGTGTTTATTAACGATTACTGGCAGTTAGCGATTAAACACGGCGCCTATGGAATTCATTTAGGCCAAGAGGATATTGATAAGGCTAATCTTGTTGCCATTCAAGAGGCAGGGCTGCGCTTGGGTATTTCGACCCATGGTTTTTATGAAATGCTCAGGGCACATAACTATCGCCCAAGTTATTTGGCTTTTGGTGCTATCTACCCAACCACGACCAAAGACATGACCGGCCAAATCCAGGGGTTGGAAAAGCTGATGCACTTTGTACCTTTGATGCAGAGTAGCTATCCAACCGTCGCTATTGGAGGCATTGACCTTAGTCGCGTGCCAGAAGTAGCTGCAACTGGCGTTTCTAGTATCGCGGTTGTAAGAGCTATCACAGAAGCCCAAGACCCACAGCAGGCTGTACTTGAATTAAAGCAAGCTATGGCGAGACATGACTGAACTCAATGACAAAGAGCGGCTAAGGTATAGTCGCCATTTGCTGTTAAAAGAGGTTGGTGAGCAAGGCCAACTCGCATTGAAACAGGCGCATGTGGCTGTGATTGGCTGCGGTGGGCTGGGAAGCCCGGCGTTGTTTTACTTAGCGGCGAGTGGCATTGGTAAGCTTACTTTTGTTGATGACGACGACGTGGAATTGTCTAACTTACAAAGGCAAATTCTGTATAAGGTGAACCACCTTGGTCAGCAAAAAGCCAAAGCGGCAGGAAAGGTGCTGGCAAGTCTCAATAACGAGATCACGTTAGCACCAATTAATGCGAGATTGACTGATAAAAACGTCGCTGAGTTGCTCCATGATGCAGATATTGTCCTGGACTGCAGCGATAACTTTACCACCCGTTATTTACTCAATAGGTATTGTTATCGAGCGAGCAAGGTGTTGATAGCAGGAGCCGCGATTGCCACACAAGGCCAACTCATGTGCTTTGATTTTAGGGTTGAGTCACCTTGTTATGCTTGCGTTTTCCCTGAAGGTTCGCAAACACCTGTGGAGAATTGTGACAACTTTGGCGTCATTAGTCCATTACTGGGAGTGATCGGCGCGCAGCAAGCTTTATTGACCATAAATGTGCTACTTGGACATCATCAAGGAAGTGTATTTTGTACGCTAGATGCTATGAGTTTGCAGCAAAAGCTGTATGGGCTCAGTAAAAACCCAGAGTGTGAATGTTGTGGCTTGAAGTAGTTTCAAGCCACTAATACCAACTAGTCTTAATACTTGCTCAATTTGAAGGAGTAAATCTGACGCTAACGGCGTTAAAAATTTCTTATTTAGAACAAACTAAATAGCAAAATTTTTGCCTTGTTATCGACAAGATTTTCTCGCCTCAAAATAGGTCACTTAATTAAGCAAATTGGTATAAAAGTAATTTACTCTGCTATTTTTGCGAAAGGCGTACCCATGCGTGTGACGGTCTCTGGGTTTTGGCCATCTAAGAACTCAGCCTTATTTGCCCCCCACGCTAAGATCACGGTAGAGCCAAGTTTAAAGCGACCCATCTCTTCGCCTTTTTTCAGCGTTATCGCGTTGTCACCTTCTGCTGGATATGTCCAAGTAAAGACATCTCTTCCGGCTGGTGGTGTCACTGTACCGGCCCAAATCGTCTCAATGCTCGCGACGATAGTTGCACCAACCAGTACCATGGAAAGCGGACCAATCTCAGTGTCAAAAATAGCAACAACTCGCTCGTTACGAGCAAATAAATTAGGCACATTTTGCGCGGTAAGTGGATTTACTGAGAACAAATCGCCCGGTACATAAATCATCTTACGAAGTGTGCCATCAACCGGCATGTGGATACGGTGATAATCCTTCGGTGCTAGATAAATCGTTGCAAACTTACCACCAACATAAGGCGCAACATCTTCTTCTTTACCGCCTAGCAGCGTCTGTAAGCTGTAGTTGTGACCCTTAGCTTGGATAATTTGACCATCGACGACATCACCAAGTTGGCTGATTGCACCATCAACTGGGTGGGCAAGGATATCGCTCTCTTCTGCCAAAGGGCGGATCCCCGGTTTCAGTGGACGGGTAAAAAACTCGTTAAAGGTTTTATAGTGAGCTGGATCTTCGTGCAATGCCTCGCTCATGTCGATTTTATATTGTTTGATAAACAGCTTAATTAGCTTTGTGGTTAAGGCGCCAGCTTCTGCTGCGGCAAGCTTACCAACCAAACGAGAAACCGCATGTTTAGGTAATGCATATTGCATGGCAATTTTTAGTTTATCCAAATTCACTTTTAACAGTTCCTAATTATTAGTCTTGTCACTTTCGCTTTTTTGTATTGCGAAGTGGCTATCGGGCTCAAGTCATTGAGCCAATTTAGCAAATATTATCAGACTCTCGGCGCGCGCGCACCTGCGCGGCCATCAGCCATAGATTCTAAAATACGATGGTAACTTTCAAAACGTAATTCACTGATTTTACCTTCATCTACGGCTTCACGAAGTAAGCATCCCGGATCGTTCAGGTGTTTACAGTCTCTAAAGCGGCAGCCGCCAATAAACTCCCTAAATTCTTTAAAGCACCAAGTGACGCGTTCTACGTCTAAGTGCCATAGGCCGAACTCACGGATCCCGGGGCTGTCGATCAGGTTTCCACCGGACGGCAAGTGGTGTAAGCGCGATACTGTGGTTGTATGTTGCCCTAAGCCACTATTTTCGGAGACTTCTTTGGTGAGAATATCTGCATTGGGCAGTACCGTATTAACCAACGTTGATTTGCCAACCCCTGATTGACCAACAAAAATGTTATTTTTGTCCTCAAGCATGTGTTTTAACTCGTCAATGCCTTCGCCTGACTTTGTACTGACTAACAGTACGCGATAGCCAAGCTCACGATATATATCTAAGACTTCATCAATATATTCGAGGCTTTCTTGGTCAAGCAAATCAATCTTATTGAGTAATAAAATCGGCTCTATCCCCATATCCTCACAAGCGACTAAATAGCGATCGATGATTTGAGGGGTAAATTCGGGCACAACGGCCGACACCATCAATATTTGGTCAATATTCGCAGCGACAACTTTCACACCGTCATAAAAATCTGGACGAGTGAGTTGCGTGCGCCTTTCATGCACAGCCTCAATTACGCCGGCTAAGTCACCATCACTGACCTTGGCACGACGAAAAATGACTTCATCACCGCAAACTAAGCTTGTTACGGTACGACGGATATTGCAACGCAAAACTTCTTGGTCTGTGGTTTCTATATCCGCATGTTGGCCGAAGCGGCTGATCACCACTGCGGCTTCTGTTGGCCCCAAGTTGTCGTTTTGCCATGAAACATCAGATACTTCTGTCTCCTTCGCTTTATCGATTCGCTTCTGATGATTGGCTCTAATCCGACGGGATTGGCCCTTACTGAGTTTCTTTTTCTTTGCCATGTTTATAATCTGTTTAAGCTTTGGCGTGCAGAGCGTTCAAATTTAGGCTATAAATCAATAAAACGCCGCGCATGGTAAAAAAAGCTTTAGGTCGAGTGTTTAAACTAATATGATATATCTAATTGCATTGGATCTAAAGGAAAGTACCGCTAAGGTAAAGTATGACTTTTCATGAATCAAACTTGATCTGGCTCGATCTAGAGATGACGGGGCTAGAACCGAAAACAGATAAAATCTTAGAAATCGCGACGGTGATCACAGACGGTGATCTCAATGTTTTAGCTGAAGGTCCAGTAGTGGCAATTCATCAAAGTGATGAGCTGTTGGACAATATGGATGAGTGGTGCACCAATCAACATGGTCGCTCAGGTCTGACTGCTCGCTGTAAAGCGAGTAAATTCACGGAAGCAGATGCAGTTAAGCAAACACTAGATTTCCTTAAAGAGTGGGTGCCGCCAGGAGCTTCTCCAATGTGTGGTAATTCTATTGGTCAAGACCGTCGATTCCTCAACAAATACATGCCAGAGCTAGAAGCTTATTTCCACTATCGCAATTTGGACGTCAGTACGATAAAAGAACTTGCGAGACGCTGGAAGCCTGAACTATTGGGAGAGATAAAGAAAAAAAGCTCTCACTTAGCACTGGATGATATCAAAGACTCCATCATGGAGCTGAAAGTTTACCAAGAAAAATTCTTCAAAGTTTAAAAAAATACTTGCAAAGCAAATTTTATCTTGTAGAATCCTGCCCCGCTTGAGACGACAAGCCCTGCGGGGTTTTTAGCCCAAGCGCGGCGCTAGCTCAGCTGCTAAAACGTTAGACGCGACCTCAAAGTTGCGCCCAGCGGAAAATTAAGAGCTACATCGGAATGCGGCACTAGCTCAGCTGCAGTAGGTAATCAACGCGACCTTGCGTAATTACCAACAACATAACGAGCTAATAATGGAATGCGGCACTAGCTCAGCTGCAGTAGGTAATCAACGCGACCTTGCGTAATTACCGACAACATAACGAGCTAATAATGGAATGCGGCACTAGCT
This genomic interval from Pseudoalteromonas galatheae contains the following:
- the thiE gene encoding thiamine phosphate synthase, with translation MSHIVWSIAGSDSGGGAGIQADIKATQSFNVHCCTVVTALTAQNSLGVEALNPVSTTVIDSQLTALSQDMPATVIKIGMLANVQQIQLIAEHLVHYKATWEKPPLVVYDPVAIATSGDSLTEDDTVDALKTHLLPLVDIITPNTHETQLLTGVYLIGPDAVKEAAAKLREFGAKSVIIKGGHWNYPKGYCIDYGLAGDTEYWLGNEKIQTPHSHGTGCSLSSVIAACMAKEYPFKDAFILAKAYINAGLKAAIRYGEGVGPVAHTSFPVDLNDYPQVIEAGSWLADELEFALPEEFNFAAGFASIDDPIGLYAVVNSADWVEKCLALGVDTVQLRIKDPEQANLEAEIQTAIALGQKYDAKVFINDYWQLAIKHGAYGIHLGQEDIDKANLVAIQEAGLRLGISTHGFYEMLRAHNYRPSYLAFGAIYPTTTKDMTGQIQGLEKLMHFVPLMQSSYPTVAIGGIDLSRVPEVAATGVSSIAVVRAITEAQDPQQAVLELKQAMARHD
- a CDS encoding HesA/MoeB/ThiF family protein, which produces MTELNDKERLRYSRHLLLKEVGEQGQLALKQAHVAVIGCGGLGSPALFYLAASGIGKLTFVDDDDVELSNLQRQILYKVNHLGQQKAKAAGKVLASLNNEITLAPINARLTDKNVAELLHDADIVLDCSDNFTTRYLLNRYCYRASKVLIAGAAIATQGQLMCFDFRVESPCYACVFPEGSQTPVENCDNFGVISPLLGVIGAQQALLTINVLLGHHQGSVFCTLDAMSLQQKLYGLSKNPECECCGLK
- the asd gene encoding archaetidylserine decarboxylase (Phosphatidylserine decarboxylase is synthesized as a single chain precursor. Generation of the pyruvoyl active site from a Ser is coupled to cleavage of a Gly-Ser bond between the larger (beta) and smaller (alpha chains). It is an integral membrane protein.) — encoded protein: MNLDKLKIAMQYALPKHAVSRLVGKLAAAEAGALTTKLIKLFIKQYKIDMSEALHEDPAHYKTFNEFFTRPLKPGIRPLAEESDILAHPVDGAISQLGDVVDGQIIQAKGHNYSLQTLLGGKEEDVAPYVGGKFATIYLAPKDYHRIHMPVDGTLRKMIYVPGDLFSVNPLTAQNVPNLFARNERVVAIFDTEIGPLSMVLVGATIVASIETIWAGTVTPPAGRDVFTWTYPAEGDNAITLKKGEEMGRFKLGSTVILAWGANKAEFLDGQNPETVTRMGTPFAKIAE
- the rsgA gene encoding small ribosomal subunit biogenesis GTPase RsgA; its protein translation is MAKKKKLSKGQSRRIRANHQKRIDKAKETEVSDVSWQNDNLGPTEAAVVISRFGQHADIETTDQEVLRCNIRRTVTSLVCGDEVIFRRAKVSDGDLAGVIEAVHERRTQLTRPDFYDGVKVVAANIDQILMVSAVVPEFTPQIIDRYLVACEDMGIEPILLLNKIDLLDQESLEYIDEVLDIYRELGYRVLLVSTKSGEGIDELKHMLEDKNNIFVGQSGVGKSTLVNTVLPNADILTKEVSENSGLGQHTTTVSRLHHLPSGGNLIDSPGIREFGLWHLDVERVTWCFKEFREFIGGCRFRDCKHLNDPGCLLREAVDEGKISELRFESYHRILESMADGRAGARAPRV
- the orn gene encoding oligoribonuclease, yielding MTFHESNLIWLDLEMTGLEPKTDKILEIATVITDGDLNVLAEGPVVAIHQSDELLDNMDEWCTNQHGRSGLTARCKASKFTEADAVKQTLDFLKEWVPPGASPMCGNSIGQDRRFLNKYMPELEAYFHYRNLDVSTIKELARRWKPELLGEIKKKSSHLALDDIKDSIMELKVYQEKFFKV